The Rhododendron vialii isolate Sample 1 chromosome 6a, ASM3025357v1 genome includes a window with the following:
- the LOC131330230 gene encoding uncharacterized protein LOC131330230 produces MQTSLTVKNPGRRFLGCINYKKENGCNFFVWIDPETCPRGLEYAKIMQAKKEELEKQIEELKMRTERLERGRQMVEEENDALVVKLADLTEMNVNLRTTIETLNAQIGAMKTREIGPSYFRNIIIVVVIVCVIGVLMSSVNHNTPQKKYLYLP; encoded by the exons ATGCAAACATCACTAACTGTGAAAAATCCGGGAAGAAGATTCCTTGGGTGTATCAACTACAAG AAGGAAAACGGATGCAATTTCTTTGTCTGGATAGATCCTGAAACGTGCCCTAGAGGATTGGAATATGCCAAGATCATGCAAGCGAAAAAGGAAGAACTTGAGAAACAAATTGAAGAGTTGAAAATGAGAACTGAGAGGTTGGAAAGAGGAAGACaaatggtggaagaagaaaatgatgcaCTGGTCGTCAAATTGGCAGACTTGACTGAAATGAATGTCAACCTTAGAACTACTATTGAAACCTTAAATGCACAGATTGGAGCAATGAAGACTAGAGAGATAGGACCAAGTTATTTTAGGAACATCATAATAGTGGTAGTCATTGTGTGTGTGATTGGTGTGCTAATGTCAAGTGTGAACCATAATACCCCTcagaaaaaatatttgtatttgCCGTAA